In the genome of Oncorhynchus mykiss isolate Arlee chromosome 30, USDA_OmykA_1.1, whole genome shotgun sequence, the window CCATATCGCCTCCCCGACACACTCGACCCTCTCCATATCGCCTCCCCGACACACTCGACCCTCTCcatatcacctcctccctccccgacacactcgaccctctccaatttgcctaccgcccTGACAGATCCACGGACAACGCAatcaccattgcactgcacactgcagtcacccacctggacaaaaggaatgaggatgctgttcatggactacagctcagccttcaataccATAGCTCATGGCCCAgggtctgaactcctccctaatgcaactgggtcctggacttcctgacaggccaccccccaggtggtgaaggtaggcatcGTTATCTCCTCGTCTATGGTCATCTCCCccccaacagtctttactctgcctccaccccaatggACATGTATTCATCACTGCTACagttgttattttatttattttttatttatttaactaggcaagtcagttaagaacaaattcttattttcaatgacggcctaggaacagtgggttaactgcctgttcaggggcagaacgacagatttgtaccttgtcagctcggggatttgaacttgcaaccttccggttaccagcccaatgctctaaccactaggctaccctgcagacAGTGCTATTTctattgtttagtgttttttaAAATTACCATTTtagttattttaatttaatttaatgctGCATGTTGGAGCTCAGAGCCTACGAGTATTTttgtttaaccaggcaagtcagtttagaacaaattcttatttacaatgagggccaACCCCAGTCAAACCCGGACGaggctgggccaactgtgcgccgccctatgggactcccaatcacggtcggttgtgagacagcctggattcgaaccagggtgcctgtagtgacacctctagcactgagataaaaatccttagaccactgcgccactctcgAGAGCCCAATGTACCCTGCAATCACAcgtgcaaccctgtacatgtgactattaaacaatGAATCGCTCTGAAGGAGGAACAAAAAACATACCCCTTTCTGAAGGCGTTTCCGGAGCAGGTCAGAGCCCCCAGGTTTGGCTCCAAGATGAGGGTACCTGGCCTTCAGTTTCACCTCCTCtgccttctctggagtgatgacatTATCATCAATCTCCTGTGTTGGCGGAAGCACACACAATACACAGTATAAACACGCATGGAGAGACATGTTATGATGTAACGTTAGGTCAGGCAGCAATATAGTTTTATCAATCTCGTGGTTGACAAGTCATGGTTAGTTTAACAACTAGCTATGATTCTCTGAAAAACggatgtcctttggtttgatTATCTAATGGTTGGGGTTCGTTTACTAGCAATCAGCACACAACGTTAGCCTTCTGCGTAACAGCAGTGTGGCAACAAAAAAAGTAGCTTAGCGGCCAGCATGAACGCACGTAGACAAAACAATATGGACaatatatagttagctagctggttagctAACATACAGAGCTAACTAGCCTTAAATTGAGAAAGACTCGTGTTGGTAGTTAACTTTAACGCGCTATAACTCATCTTGATAactaaaataatgattgtgcAAGGCGATGATACATTTGAAATACACTAACCAAGTTGCTAGCTAATTAAAATGCTGCTTAGACATCCACATTTGACCATTATCATGGCTAGCAAGCTACTGGCAATGTAGCATTAGCCTAGCTTGATAGCATCATAATAATTCAAACCTGACCGTCTGACCTGCTGTTCCTTGTGGGTTGCCTCATCGCTGGAGGGCCTTCTTCCTTCAATCTCCTCGGACATGGCAACAAGCAAAAAAAAGTATGTAAATATCAGGTTTTCTACAAAACTGACGCGAGGTTAAACTTTCACACCAACAAAACTGCAGTGCAGACGCAGCACATATATATATGGCTAGCCCATACAACAATGGCCGTATGTTTGAACTGGGTCGTACCACTCTCTAAAGTCGCTCCCTCACTTTTTCTCCCCTCTGTGTTGCAGCAGATTGTACGTCGATTGAACGTCGTAAAACACGAGACGGTGGGGGAAGCTCCGGGGCCGTTGGAATATATAACCACTGAACCCTTTCTTCTTCAAAGTAATCCCCAAAACGTATGTTTATAGTGAGCAACACATAATTAGATTGGCAGTATTTATGTTAAATGTATTTGAGtccctgtcaaaagtttggacacacctactcattcaaggtgtttcctttattttcactgttttctacattgtagaataatagtgaagatgtcaaaactatgaaataacacatacggaatcatgtagtaaccaaaaaagtgttcaacaaatcaaaatatattgtatatttgagattcttcaaagtagtgcattgcacactcttagcattctctcaaccagcttcatgaggtagtcacctggaatg includes:
- the LOC110522708 gene encoding cAMP-regulated phosphoprotein 19; its protein translation is MSEEIEGRRPSSDEATHKEQQEIDDNVITPEKAEEVKLKARYPHLGAKPGGSDLLRKRLQKGQKFFDSGDYNMAKAKVKNKQQLPAVTPAEKAEITGDHIPTPQDIPQRKPSIVASKLAG